Proteins from one Sabethes cyaneus chromosome 2, idSabCyanKW18_F2, whole genome shotgun sequence genomic window:
- the LOC128737784 gene encoding uncharacterized protein LOC128737784, giving the protein MDLFASLVENKSLAPKTLKVRKVYVNEDPKEEKSEPCPRCWSQNRQSNVRYMFINMQEAIYKCEAANCMYPFHDFKYKNYLDQTVYYYRAVDEEILALSHFGSLLSNEASSSSDMDHSIGSPTTEFKLDFQSPDRDASAKIPGQSELNIFDSPSLSFKNLAEGFDTGFIDDILNDLGEASPEKKPTVNSSPAQSVVQLGVNKSNRQLKRCLEMFHEDKFNTAKHDSELFKVPPVPGLETSNSHKVKLKKGSPSKRVKSNRRTSQSSSPSAERILKKSRMKPLQFLETLNSIRTVSEESQQQDVSVSAQPTNKKLGNNQKVAKMLDFIERSMKKRAPIVEPVVSNTLDPLLNRTMRKTSKKKELKKRSLSEAVLHDSQFEYSSSEEEQGLSSFSIGSTSTQCTDDELSLPSFEELVHSIHPSQNNTTKESTDETANVNSGTGFRSAGCSPTRIEPWEAIPPRRIQSMESLCSLLE; this is encoded by the exons ATGGATTTGTTTGCGTCTTTAGTTGAAAATAAAAGCTTGGCACCGAAGACGTTGAAAGTCCGTAAAGTTTACGTGAACGAAGATCCCAAAGAG gAAAAGTCTGAACCATGCCCAAGGTGTTGGTCTCAAAACCGACAGAGCAATGTACGATACATGTTTATCAACATGCAGGAGGCAATATATAAATGTGAAGCAGCAAATTGTATGTACCCGTTCCACGACTTCAAGTACAAAAACTATTTAGATCAAACAGTTTATTACTACCGGGCGGTTGATGAAGAAATATTGGCACTGTCACACTTTGGTTCGTTGTTATCAAATGAGGCCTCTTCATCTAGCGATATGGATCATTCTATAGGAAGTCCCACAACTGAGTTCAAATTAGATTTTCAATCACCTGATCGAGACGCTTCCGCAAAAATTCCGGGACAGAGCGAGTTAAATATTTTTGATAGTCCATCACTTAGTTTCAAAAATCTGGCAGAAGGGTTCGATACCGGTTTTATTGATGATATCCTGAATGATCTTGGAGAAGCTTCGCCAGAAAAGAAACCAACAGTTAATTCTTCGCCAGCGCAATCGGTGGTGCAGTTAGGAGTTAATAAATCTAATCGTCAACTTAAGCGTTGCCTGGAAATGTTTCATGAAGATAAATTCAATACAGCGAAACATGACAGCGAGTTATTTAAGGTACCACCGGTTCCTGGGTTAGAAACTTCTAATTCTCACAAAGTAAAGTTGAAGAAAGGTTCACCTTCAAAAAGGGTCAAATCAAACCGGCGAACTAGTCAATCTAGTTCCCCGTCAGCGGAACGTATTTTGAAGAAAAGTCGTATGAAACCGCTCCAGTTTCTGGAAACACTAAATAGCATTCGAACGGTTTCGGAAGAAAGCCAACAACAGGATGTTTCGGTTTCCGCTCAACCTACTAACAAAAAATTGGGAAACAATCAGAAGGTAGCTAAGATGCTTGATTTCATTGAACGAAGTATGAAAAAACGAGCTCCTATTGTCGAACCAGTGGTCTCCAATACTTTAGATCCGTTGTTGAACCGCACCATGCGAAAGACGTCAAAAAAGAAAGAACTAAAAAAACGATCGCTTTCCGAAGCAGTTCTGCACGACTCCCAGTTCGAGTATAGTTCCAGCGAGGAAGAACAGGGACTTTCGTCGTTTTCTATAGGATCCACATCCACACAATGCACGGATGACGAGTTATCACTGCCGTCGTTTGAGGAACTTGTACATTCGATACATCCTAGTCAAAATAACACCACCAAAGAATCAACCGATGAAACAGCAAATGTAAATAGTGGGACTGGATTTCGATCGGCAGGCTGCAGCCCAACCCGGATTGAACCGTGGGAAGCGATACCACCGCGTCGTATTCAAAGTATGGAATCACTCTGCAGTTTATTGGAATAA
- the LOC128735627 gene encoding superoxide dismutase [Cu-Zn]-like translates to MSEGGPVSIVGYVEGLSPGYHGMHIHEFGDFSRGCLSTGPHYNPYGNDHGAPGDANRHVGDLGNIKAFSTGIAKIQLVDQQITLFGEQSILGRTLSITEFEDDLGKGGHDYSKTTGNSGNRIACAIIGVAREEFFPERGYLTTRD, encoded by the exons ATGAGTGAA GGTGGCCCGGTATCAATCGTTGGTTATGTTGAAGGCTTGTCTCCGGGATATCATGGGATGCATATTCACGAGTTTGGTGATTTTTCTCGCGGTTGCTTGTCGACTGGGCCACATTATAACCCGTATGGCAATGACCATGGTGCTCCGGGAGACGCCAACCGACATGTTGGTGATCTGGGTAACATTAAAGCTTTCAGCACGGGAATTGCGAAAATTCAGTTGGTAGACCAGCAGATAACCCTTTTCGGCGAGCAAAGCATTCTCGGTCGAACTTTATCCATCACAGAATTCGAGGACGATTTGGGAAAAGGAGGTCATGATTATAGTAAAACTACTGGAAACTCCGGCAATCGTATTGCTTGCGCCATAATCGGTGTTGCGCGGGAGGAGTTTTTCCCAGAGCGAGGCTATTTGACTACCAGagattaa